One region of Oryza sativa Japonica Group chromosome 10, ASM3414082v1 genomic DNA includes:
- the LOC4349212 gene encoding bZIP transcription factor 29, translated as MNTTSANELMMHRHVQAAPYAAAPQQQGGKQRAPGLPPTPPPPPAAASSHSSHGDVCMDDTARGGLLPPRKAHRRSRSDVPFGYFQPLPPPSPKMEAGGGWALPGCGGAGDVDLLNAYMSLEGMGGADGLNNSDGDSRGSSMRTNGADSSENESEDYVGADSQALLWGGAGGGEAAGKKRRNNAAGEKAARHARSLSMDSLMGKLSFAANGEPAKFSLEFGSGEFTPAEMKRIMADEKLAEMALADPKRVKRVLANRQSAARSKERRMRYIAELEQKVQILQTEATTLSAQLTLLQRDSSGMATQNNELKFRLQSMEQQAQLRDALNEALTAEVQRLKLAANEVCDTSSSSNLAHQIQLRCQNQMLDLHKQQQQQVEQIPFYQLELPEQQNGTARNHESK; from the exons ATGAACACCACGTCCGCGAACGAGCTGATGATGCACCGCCACGTCCAGGCCGCGCCctacgcggcggcgccgcagcAGCAAGGAGGCAAGCAGCGTGCGCCGGGGCTGCCACcgacgcctccacctccacctgcggcggcgagctcccacTCCTCTCACGGCGACGTGTGCATGGACGacacggcgcgcggcgggctGCTGCCGCCGCGCAAGGCGCACCGGAGGTCACGCAGCGACGTGCCGTTCGGGTACTTccagccgctgccaccgccgtcgcccaagatggaggccggcggcggctgggcacTCCCcgggtgcggcggcgccggcgacgtcgaccTGCTCAATGCGTACATGAGCTTGGAGGGAAtgggcggcgccgacgggcTGAACAACTCCGACGGGGACAGCCGCGGGAGCAGCATGCGGACGAACGGCGCCGACAGCAGCGAGAACGAGTCCGAGGACTACGTCGGCGCCGACAGCCAGGCCCTCCtctggggcggcgccggcggcggcgaggctgcggGCAAGAAGAGACGGAATAACGCTGCCGGCGAGAAGGCGGCCCGGCACGCGAGGAGCCTTTCCATGGACAGCCTCATGGGGAAGCTCAGCTTCGCCGCCAATGGTGAGCCGGCCAAGTTCAGCCTGGAGTTCGGCAGCGGCGAGTTCACCCCCGCCGAGATGAAGCGGATCATGGCCGACGAGAAGCTCGCCGAGATGGCACTCGCCGACCCAAAGCGCGTAAAGAG GGTGCTCGCCAATAGGCAGTCGGCGGCGAGGTCCAAGGAGCGGCGGATGCGGTACATTGCAGAGCTGGAGCAGAAAGTGCAGATCCTGCAGACGGAGGCCACAACCCTCTCCGCTCAGCTGACTCTTTTGCAG CGCGACTCGTCGGGAATGGCCACGCAGAACAACGAGCTCAAGTTCAGGCTGCAGTCCATGGAGCAGCAGGCGCAGCTACGCGATG CATTGAACGAGGCACTGACAGCTGAGGTGCAGCGCCTGAAACTCGCGGCGAATGAGGTCTGCGACACGAGCTCGTCCAGCAACCTAGCACACCAAATCCAGCTCCGCTGTCAGAACCAGATGCTTGATCtgcacaagcagcagcagcagcaggttgAGCAGATACCATTCTATCAACTGGAACTGCCAGAGCAGCAGAATGGCACGGCGAGGAATCACGAGTCCAAATGA
- the LOC9272367 gene encoding probable LRR receptor-like serine/threonine-protein kinase At1g12460, whose amino-acid sequence MRRSPRAAAAAVLPVLLPLLLLLLNWAAAPVGAATAAETRALLEFKAAVTADPGAVLANWTLGGDPCRDFGGVSCYPASGAVQRLRLHGEGLEGVLSPSLARLPALESVSLFGNRLSGVIPASFVGLAATLHKLNLSGNALSGEIPAFLGTFPMLRLLDLSYNAFSGEIPATLFGECPRLRYVSLAHNALTGRVPPGIGNCVRLAGFDFSYNNLDGELPDKLCAPPEMSYISVRSNSLSGAIDGKLDGCRSLDLFDVGSNSFSGAAPFGLLALVNITYFNVSSNNFAGEIPSIPTCGDRFAYLDASRNKLTGSVPETMANCRNLMLLNLGANGQGLTGGIPAALSQLKNLNFLDLSENALTGVIPPELGDLSNLAHFNVSFNNLTGSIPSSPLLQQFGPTAFMGNPFLCGPPLDHACPGRNARRLGVPVIVAIVIAAAILVGICIVSAMNIKAYKNKRRREQQQHDDEEEILVSDSAAIVSPGSTAITGKLVLFRKNSSASRYEDWEAGTKAVLDRNCLVGVGSVGAVYRASFESGASIAVKKLETLGRITSQEEFEREMGRLRGLTHPNLVTFHGYYWSPSTQLLLSEFVDNGSTLYDHLHGSRRRAGPASTGGDGGGLPWERRFRIAVATARALAYLHHDCKPQVLHLNIKSRNILLDNEHEAKLSDFGLSKLLPEPSNLPGYVAPELASSSMSSRHGGDKCDVFSFGVVLLEMVTGRKPVSSRHGRQGTVLVVVLRDYVREMVESGTVSGCFDLSMRRFVEAELVQVLKLGLVCTSESPSRRPSMAEVVQFLESIRGSS is encoded by the coding sequence ATGAGGCGTTCGCCGCGCGCGGCTGCCGCGGCGGTGCTGCCGGttttgctgccgctgctgctgctgctgctgaattgggcagcggcgccggtgggcgcggcgacggcggcggagacgcgGGCGCTGCTGGAGTTCAAGGCGGCGGTGACCGCGGATCCGGGCGCGGTGCTCGCGAACTGGACGCTGGGCGGCGACCCGTGCCGCGACTTCGGCGGGGTCTCCTGCTACCCCGCGTCCGGCGCCGTGCAGCGGCTGCGCCTCCACGGCGAGGGCCTGGAGGGCGTGCTCTCCCCGTCGCTCGCGCGGCTCCCCGCGCTGGAGTCCGTCTCGCTCTTCGGCAACCGCCTCTCCGGCGTGATCCCGGCGAGCTTCGTCGGCCTCGCGGCCACGCTCCACAAGCTCAACCTCAGCGGGAACGCGCTCTCCGGGGAGATACCGGCGTTTCTTGGCACTTTCCCTATGCTGCGGCTGCTCGACCTCTCCTACAACGCGTTCTCCGGCGAGATCCCGGCGACTCTGTTCGGCGAGTGCCCCCGCCTCCGCTACGTGTCGCTCGCGCACAACGCGCTCACCGGCCGCGTCCCGCCGGGCATCGGCAACTGCGTTCGCCTCGCCGGATTCGACTTCTCCTACAACAACCTCGACGGAGAGCTGCCCGATAAACTGTGCGCGCCGCCGGAGATGAGCTACATTTCTGTCCGGAGCAACTCGCTCTCCGGCGCCATTGACGGCAAGCTCGACGGCTGCCGAAGCCTCGACCTGTTCGACGTCGGGAGCAACAGCTTCTCCGGCGCCGCACCGTTCGGCCTTCTCGCCCTCGTCAACATCACCTACTTCAACGTCTCCTCCAACAACTTCGCCGGCGAAATCCCGAGCATCCCGACATGCGGCGACAGGTTCGCCTACCTCGACGCGTCCAGGAACAAGCTCACCGGCTCGGTGCCGGAAACCATGGCGAATTGCCGCAACCTGATGCTACTCAATTTGGGGGCCAATGGACAGGGCCTCACCGGCGGCATCCCTGCGGCGCTGTCGCAGCTGAAGAACCTGAATTTCCTTGACCTCTCGGAGAATGCGCTCACCGGCGTGATCCCGCCGGAGCTCGGCGACCTCTCCAACCTGGCACACTTCAACGTGTCCTTCAACAACCTCACCGGCTCAATCCCATCTTCTCCATTGCTGCAGCAGTTCGGCCCAACGGCATTCATGGGCAATCCATTCCTCTGTGGTCCGCCATTGGACCATGCCTGTCCAGGCCGGAACGCGAGGCGATTGGGAGTGCCGGTGATAGTCGCCATCGTCATCGCAGCCGCCATACTCGTCGGGATCTGCATCGTATCTGCCATGAACATCAAGGCATACAAgaacaagaggaggagggagcagcagcagcacgacgacgaggaggagatcCTCGTCTCCGACAGCGCGGCGATCGTGTCGCCGGGATCAACCGCCATCACCGGAAAGCTGGTGCTCTTCAGGAAGAACAGCTCGGCATCGAGGTACGAGGATTGGGAGGCCGGGACCAAGGCGGTGCTCGACAGGAActgcctcgtcggcgtcgggtcAGTCGGCGCCGTGTACAGGGCCAGCTTCGAGAGCGGCGCCTCCATCGCCGTCAAGAAGCTGGAGACGCTGGGGAGAATCACGAGCCAGGAGGAGTTCGAGCGTGAGATGGGCAGGCTACGTGGCCTCACCCACCCCAACCTTGTCACCTTCCATGGCTACTACTGGTCACCCTCGACCCAGCTTCTTCTCTCCGAGTTCGTCGACAATGGCAGCACATTGTACGATCACCTCCACGGCAGCCGTCGCCGTGCGGGCCCGGCGAGCAccggcggtgatggcggcggcctgCCATGGGAACGGCGGTTCAGGatcgcggtggcgacggcgcgcgcgctcgcgtACCTTCACCATGACTGCAAACCTCAGGTACTTCACCTCAACATCAAATCAAGAAACATCCTGCTGGACAACGAGCACGAAGCGAAGCTCTCAGATTTCGGGCTATCCAAGCTTCTGCCCGAACCGAGCAACCTACCAGGCTACGTGGCGCCGGAGCTAGCGTCGTCGTCGATGAGCTCGAGGCACGGCGGCGACAAGTGCGACGTGTTCAGCTTCGGGGTGGTGTTGCTGGAGATGGTGACGGGGCGGAAGCCGGTGAGCAGCCGCCATGGACGGCAGGGCACGGTGTTGGTGGTGGTCCTGCGCGACTACGTGAGGGAGATGGTGGAGAGCGGCACGGTCTCAGGCTGCTTCGACCTGAGCATGAGGAGATTCGTCGAGGCTGAGCTGGTGCAGGTGCTGAAGCTGGGCCTCGTGTGCACCTCCGagtcgccgtcgcggcggccgaGCATGGCCGAGGTGGTGCAATTCTTGGAATCCATTAGAGGCAGTTCATGA
- the LOC4349213 gene encoding NAC domain-containing protein 105: MVIMESCVPPGFRFHPTDEELVGYYLRKKVASQKIDLDVIRDVDLYRIEPWDLQEHCRIGYEEQSEWYFFSYKDRKYPTGTRTNRATMTGFWKATGRDKAVRERSRLIGMRKTLVFYKGRAPNGHKTDWIVHEYRLESDENAPPQEEGWVVCRAFKKRTMQPPRSSIGAWEASYSYHDPAVFVGGGEHFKQEAAAELDGVAAAAGANAFLRYSTRLAELPQLESPPLPSQGSQAASAVVDGEEDNADSSRRPGGGGGAAAAVTTDWRAFDKFVASQLSPEEQHTCRATDDDDMAALLLLDGGGQEDDAGRWLGSAGLLSAVAADATTDCGLGTSCVPGDIN; encoded by the exons ATGGTGATCATGGAGTCATGTGTGCCTCCTGGGTTTAGGTTCCACCCCACCGACGAGGAGCTCGTCGGCTACTACCTCCGGAAGAAGGTGGCCTCGCAGAAGATCGACCTCGACGTCATCCGCGACGTCGACCTCTACCGCATCGAGCCATGGGATCTCCAAG AGCATTGCAGGATAGGGTACGAGGAGCAGAGCGAGTGGTACTTCTTCAGCTACAAGGACAGGAAGTACCcgacggggacgaggacgaacagggcgacgatgacggggTTCTGGAAGGCGACGGGGAGGGACAAGGCGGTGCGTGAGAGGAGCAGGCTCATCGGGATGAGGAAGACGCTCGTCTTCTACAAGGGCAGGGCACCCAACGGCCACAAGACCGACTGGATCGTCCACGAGTACCGCCTCGAGTCCGACGAGAACGCCCCGCCTCAG GAAGAAGGCTGGGTGGTGTGCCGCGCGTTCAAGAAGCGAACCATGCAGCCGCCGCGGAGCTCCATCGGAGCATGGGAGGCGAGCTACTCCTACCACGACCCCGCCGtcttcgtcggcggcggggaacaCTTCAAGCAAGAGGCCGCGGCCGAGCtggacggcgtcgccgccgccgccggagctaaCGCCTTCCTGCGGTACTCCACCCGCCTGGCCGAGCTCCCGCAGCTGGAGAGCCCGCCGCTGCCAAGCCAGGGGAGCCAGGCGGCCTCggccgtcgtcgacggcgaggaagATAACGCCGATTCTAGCAGGcgccctggcggcggcggcggcgccgccgccgcggtgaccACGGACTGGAGGGCGTTCGACAAGTTCGTCGCGTCCCAGCTCAGCCCCGAGGAGCAGCACACCTGCCGggccaccgacgacgacgacatggcaGCGCTGCTgctcctcgacggcggcgggcaggagGACGACGCCGGGAGGTGGCTGGGCTCCGCCGGGTTGCTGAGCGCCGTGGCGGCCGACGCGACGACGGACTGCGGCCTCGGCACCAGCTGCGTGCCTGGCGACATCAACTGA
- the LOC4349214 gene encoding lysine-specific histone demethylase 1 homolog 3, with amino-acid sequence MPDIRSAPGRGKSDEDERRPIGSLFKLKRKRRAPGSAEAKGDSNPSVESEAPDGVVPGEMDDTLAIIKRKLRKPKKGKEGGDAVVVGSGAEGELLVEEEDVQGGVNVGDGVAEDKSNLEGVKVEVDEVIGGELKDSGGLGLEDSLSTLFKRSGRKSRQVSVKEEEGVEVAGSHGEEILEKGSGLVSDRVAKGTKRRRRRTKEEMKNAAAKSESAMAHEGSPNRKVGTSLPRKAKAEAKVKISNSNRRSKKSDEKPKASDDVLCHRSLGETIEQDAETRTVLDDGSRNSSDGASHRIEVSACLSNQPCLKPCSGELAEEVSLSAANAATDGVSNEHTYSETLLKERNDDAGCSHGKPPTLAIKSIPGKKPIEMPKKPVRQKDQLLSTDVDNKCVVGSGDTKDVNIENQPAFGIPESHVTGKGLHPHKMATSVKELDVVDVVAPTDFEDMENASKSKRVTRSSRKRKHGDMAYEGDIDWETLMQEQGLFSNLSAALVDYPLKSKDKIKISEVLDNGDGSGVAAVRAGLKAKAVTPIEKIKFKDILKRRGGLQEYLECRNMILSRWCKDVKHILDLAECGVSDVCLDDESPRQTLIRDVYLFLDQNGYINAGIASDKVKTDHESPPEDVEVSKLNESHERKSVSIQDCIVTEAVQDKKAVVKQTDCVLTEASNEESSSAAIHCDAQDLLPPLKSEELIFKEKNQGVLTEGRDESALPSNSDIHSKSDLDGFILKVEGGSLHQAEAADIEHSENKHEASDRVESGGYGKKIIVVGAGPAGLTAARHLQRQGFSVTVLEARNRIGGRVYTDRVSLSVPVDLGASIITGVEADIATERRADPSSLICSQLGLELTVLNSACPLYDVVTGDKVPDDLDTDLESEYNGLLDEMAQLFAQNGESAVGLSLEDGLEYALRKNRVTRSEQDDQLRNVSSAGAVDISESASTEKEIAHCGKEDKTDVLSPLERRVMNWHFAHLEYGCAAMLKSVSLPYWNQDDVYGGFGGAHCMIKGGYDTVLESLAKGLDVQLNHVVTEVLYGSEELGASGNSRKFVKISTSNGNEFVGDAVLITVPLGCLKAQTIKFSPSLPDWKLSSIDRLGFGLLNKIVLEFPEVFWDDNVDYFGATAEQTDLRGQCFMFWNLKKTVGVPVLIALLVGKAAIDGQSISSDDHVKNAIVVLRKLFKDASVPDPVASVVTNWGLDPFSRGAYSYVAVGASGRDYDILGRPVSDCLFFAGEATCKEHPDTVGGAILSGLREAVRIIDLVHSGKDYVAEVEALQTYQMQSDSERNEVKDMSNKLDACELSTALCKTSSDASYPLFSKETLLQEMFFSAKTTSGRLHLAKELLKLPPDVLKSFAGSKDGLSTLNSWILDSLGKNATQLLRHCVRLLLLVSTDLLAVRLSGIGRTVKEKVCVHTSRDIRAIARQLVSVWVEVFRKEKASNGGLKLLRRMPSTESSKPRSKDLLSGKPIVRAPNQVSFNPKVASKNARSAGNHSPHTAIKKPENKAAKLEAMTATRSDGSSLRSQKQQHALEPKVDNGLAMSEEEAAAFAAAEAARAAAIAAAQAYASVEAEINAPRELPKIPSFHTFAMRDHYLDESDTRKKVLSDNLVRLECISEIDSRNDKAKNPSVDHANCADVDSSKMTGDNCTQRSYSNENACLINIRDHSTDSGAVDSRFTRAWVDTDTIFIDGVKDPLAIERWQQQAMEADKEFYSRIRIPDEEDSSSQKQTCRSSASQVAESKPASDGQSRGVEHLRQGLINFISTVLMPLYRNKKVDREGYKGIMRKAVTKIIETCTEGEKMMTVHEFLDSKRKNKIQTFVDKLVERHCHMNRPPNS; translated from the exons aTGCCCGACATTAGGTCAGCCCCTGGGCGGGGCAAGTCCGACGaggacgagcggcggccgatTGGGTCGTTGTTTAAACTCAAGAGGAAGCGCAGGGCACCGGGTTCGGCGGAAGCCAAGGGGGATTCAAACCCTAGCGTGGAATCGGAGGCTCCCGATGGTGTGGTGCCAGGGGAGATGGATGATACCTTGGCTATTATAAAGAGGAAATTGAGGAAGCCTAAGAAGGGCAAAGAAGGGGGTGATGCTGTGGTGGTTGGATCTGGAGCCGAAGGCGAGCTCCtggtggaggaagaagatgtgCAGGGTGGTGTTAATGTTGGTGATGGTGTTGCAGAGGATAAGAGCAATCTGGAAGGTGTGAAAGTAGAGGTTGATGAAGTCATTGGGGGTGAGTTGAAGGATTCAGGTGGTCTAGGGTTGGAGGACTCCTTGTCGACGCTGTTTAAGAGATCTGGTCGAAAGTCTCGACAGGTCTCTgtgaaggaggaagaaggtgtGGAAGTTGCTGGTTCACATGGTGAGGAAATTCTTGAGAAGGGATCTGGTTTGGTTTCGGATAGGGTTGCCAAGGGCACTAAACGGAGAAGGCGACGCACAAAGGAAGAAATGAAAAATGCTGCTGCAAAATCTGAAAGTGCAATGGCCCATGAAGGATCGCCCAATCGGAAAGTTGGCACCTCCTTGCCTAGAAAGGCAAAGGCAGAGGCAAAGGTGAAGATTAGTAATTCCAATAGGCGCTCAAAGAAGTCTGATGAGAAACCGAAGGCTTCAGATGATGTGTTATGTCACCGATCATTGGGAGAAACAATTGAACAAGACGCGGAGACCAGGACAGTACTGGATGATGGATCTAGAAACTCATCTGATGGGGCCAGTCATCGCATTGAAGTTTCAGCTTGTTTAAGCAATCAGCCTTGCTTGAAACCTTGCTCAGGAGAGCTTGCTGAAGAAGTGTCTCTTAGTGCAGCAAATGCAGCCACTGATGGTGTTTCTAATGAACACACATATTCCGAAACATTATTGAAGGAAAGAAATGATGATGCAGGTTGTTCCCATGGCAAGCCACCGACATTAGCCATAAAAAGCATACCTGGTAAAAAACCAATAGAGATGCCCAAGAAACCTGTCCGACAAAAGGATCAGTTATTATCTACTGATGTTGACAATAAATGCGTGGTGGGCTCAGGTGACACTAAAGATGTCAATATCGAAAATCAGCCAGCTTTTGGGATCCCTGAGTCCCATGTGACTGGGAAGGGCTTGCATCCTCATAAAATGGCAACATCTGTGAAAGAGCTGGATGTAGTTGACGTGGTAGCACCCACAGATTTCGAGGACATGGAGAATGCATCAAAATCAAAGCGTGTGACACGTAGCTCCAGAAAACGCAAGCATGGTGACATGGCATATGAGGGTGATATTGACTGGGAAACTCTAATGCAGGAGCAGGGGCTGTTCTCAAACCTCTCAGCAGCCTTAGTAGATTATCCTCTCAAATCAAAAGACAAAATCAAAATCTCGGAAGTTCTCGACAATGGAGATGGTAGCGGTGTTGCTGCAGTGCGTGCTGGCCTAAAGGCAAAGGCTGTTACTCCAATTGAAAAGATAAAATTCAAGGACATATTGAAGCGCAGGGGTGGCCTTCAGGAATACCTGGAATGCAG GAACATGATTCTAAGTCGATGGTGCAAGGATGTTAAACATATATTGGATCTTGCAGAGTGTGGTGTATCTGATGTTTGTTTGGATGACGAGTCACCACGTCAAACACTTATACGTGACGTGTATTTATTCTTAGATCAAAAT GGTTACATAAATGCCGGAATCGCCTCAGATAAGGTGAAAACAGACCATGAAAGTCCTCCTGAAGATGTAGAAGTATCCAAGCTAAATGAATCACATGAAAGGAAATCTGTCAGTATTCAAGATTGCATTGTCACTGAAGCAGTCCAGGATAAGAAAGCTGTTGTTAAACAGACTGATTGCGTTTTGACAGAAGCATCAAATGAAGAGAGTAGCTCTGCTGCCATTCACTGTGATGCTCAAGACTTGCTGCCTCCCTTGAAGTCCGAAGAGCTGATATTCAAGGAAAAGAATCAGGGTGTATTAACTGAAGGTAGAGATGAATCAGCACTTCCCAGCAATTCCGATATCCACTCTAAGTCTGACCTTGATGGTTTCATTTTAAAAGTTGAAGGTGGCAGTCTTCATCAAGCAGAAGCAGCTGATATAGAACATTCTGAAAACAAACATGAAGCAAGTGATAGAGTTGAATCTGGTGGGTATGGAAAAAAGATAATAGTTGTTGGGGCTGGTCCAGCTGGCTTAACTGCTGCACGACATTTGCAGCGCCAAGGTTTTTCTGTCACTGTTCTTGAGGCACGTAATAGGATTGGCGGTCGTGTTTATACAGATCGTGTGTCTCTTTCAGTTCCTGTGGATTTGGGTGCTAGCATTATTACAGGTGTGGAGGCTGATATAGCAACAGAAAGAAGGGCTGATCCATCATCTTTGATATGTTCTCAGCTTGGTCTTGAACTGACTGTGTTGAACAGTGCTTGCCCTCTCTATGATGTAGTAACTGGCGACAAAGTTCCTGATGATTTGGATACAGATTTGGAATCTGAATACAATGGTCTTCTTGATGAGATGGCACAGCTTTTTGCACAAAATGGTGAAAGTGCAGTGGGTTTATCCCTTGAGGACGGATTAGAGTATGCACTTAGGAAGAATCGTGTGACTCGATCTGAACAGGATGATCAGTTAAGAAATGTATCTAGTGCTGGAGCTGTAGACATTTCTGAAAGTGCTTCCACAGAAAAGGAGATAGCCCACTGTGGAAAGGAGGATAAGACAGATGTTCTCAGCCCCCTTGAAAGAAGAGTTATGAACTGGCACTTTGCACATTTGGAATATGGTTGTGCTGCAATGCTCAAATCCGTTTCTCTTCCATATTGGAACCAGGATGATGTGTATGGAGGGTTTGGAGGAGCTCATTGCATGATTAAAGGTGGCTACGACACAGTTCTAGAGAGCCTTGCAAAAGGACTTGATGTTCAGTTAAATCATGTTGTAACTGAAGTACTTTATGGATCTGAGGAACTAGGTGCCAGTGGTAATAGCAGgaaatttgtcaaaatttccACTTCAAATGGAAATGAATTTGTGGGAGATGCTGTGCTGATCACTGTTCCTCTTGGTTGCTTGAAAGCACAGACAATTAAATTTTCTCCTTCGTTGCCAGACTGGAAATTGTCTTCTATTGACAGGCTTGGATTTGGTCTTCTCAATAAAATTGTCTTGGAGTTTCCTGAGGTCTTTTGGGATGATAATGTGGATTATTTTGGTGCAACTGCTGAACAAACTGATTTAAGAGGACAATGCTTTATGTTTTGGAATCTCAAAAAGACAGTTGGGGTACCAGTTCTGATAGCACTACTTGTTGGGAAGGCTGCTATAGATGGACAGAGTATCAGTTCTGATGATCATGTTAAGAATGCTATAGTGGTTCTCCGTAAGCTCTTTAAGGATGCTTCTGTACCAGATCCAGTTGCATCTGTTGTGACAAACTGGGGACTTGATCCTTTTAGCAGAGGAGCTTACTCTTATGTTGCAGTAGGAGCATCGGGAAGGGACTACGACATTCTAGGAAGGCCTGTTTCAGACTGTTTATTTTTTGCTGGTGAAGCAACATGTAAAGAACACCCAGATACTGTTGGTGGTGCAATTTTAAGTGGTCTTCGAGAAGCTGTTCGGATCATTGACTTGGTACACAGTGGTAAGGATTATGTGGCTGAGGTTGAAGCTCTACAAACTTACCAAATGCAGTCAGATAGTGAAAGAAATGAAGTTAAAGACATGTCAAATAAACTTGATGCATGTGAACTTTCAACTGCTCTGTGCAAAACCTCATCTGATGCATCCTATCCACTATTTAGCAAGGAGACTTTACTGCAAGAAATGTTCTTTAGTGCAAAAACAACATCAGGGCGTCTACATTTGGCTAAAGAGTTATTGAAGCTTCCTCCAGATGTTCTGAAATCATTTGCCGGGTCTAAAGACGGACTATCTACGCTGAACTCATGGATACTT GATTCTCTTGGGAAAAATGCTACTCAACTGTTGCGACATTGTGTACGCTTGCTTCTGCTTGTTTCAACCGACCTGCTAGCTGTTCGCTTGTCTG GAATTGGGAGAACTGTAAAGGAAAAGGTTTGTGTCCATACAAGTCGAGATATACGTGCTATAGCTCGTCAGTTGGTTAGTGTGTGGGTAGAAGTTTTCCGTAAAGAAAAGGCTAGCAATGGTGGACTCAAATTGCTGCGTCGCATGCCATCAACTGAATCCAGTAAGCCCAGGAGTAAGGATCTACTGTCAGGAAAGCCTATTGTACGTGCGCCAAATCAAGTTTCATTTAACCCTAAAGTTGCTTCAAAGAATGCAAGATCTGCTGGAAACCATTCACCACACACAGCAATCAAGAAGCCTGAGAACAAGGCTGCAAAACTGGAGGCTATGACGGCTACCAGGTCTGATGGTAGTTCGCTTCGTTCCCAAAAGCAACAACATGCTCTAGAACCTAAAGTTGATAATGGCCTAGCTATGTCTGAAGAAGAAGCTGCTGCATTTGCTGCTGCCGAGGCTGCTCGAGCTGCTGCCATAGCAGCTGCACAG GCGTATGCATCTGTAGAGGCAGAGATAAATGCACCTCGTGAACTTCCAAAGATACCATCATTCCATACTTTTGCAATGCGTGACCATTATTTGGATGAGTCTGATACAAGAAAGAAGGTGTTAAGTGACAACCTTGTGAGACTTGAGTGCATATCAGAAATTGATTCCAGGAATGACAAAGCTAAGAACCCATCAGTTGACCATGCCAATTGTGCCGATGTTGACAGCTCAAAAATGACTGGTGATAACTGTACTCAGAGGAGCTACTCAAATGAGAATGCCTGCCTAATAAATATTAGGGATCATTCTACAGATAGTGGAGCCGTAGACAGTCGGTTCACAAGGGCATGGGTTGATACAGATACAATCTTCATTGATGGTGTCAAGGATCCTCTAGCCATTGAGAGGTGGCAACAACAGGCAATGGAAGCAGATAAAGAATTCTACAGTCGGATACGTATACCTGATGAAGAAGACTCAAGTAGCCAAAAGCAGACATGTAGGAGTTCTGCCTCACAGGTTGCAGAAAGCAAACCTGCATCAGATGGGCAATCACGAGGTGTAGAACATTTAAGGCAGGGTCTTATAAATTTCATATCCACAGTACTGATGCCACTATACAGAAACAAAAAGGTTGACAGGGAggggtacaagggaataatgcGGAAAGCTGTCACCAAG